Proteins encoded in a region of the Haloarcula sp. CBA1129 genome:
- a CDS encoding cytochrome P450: MSKTPPGPKGEPLFGSSRTYARDPFRFISALERAYGDVARFDMGPMDTVMLCDPTAIERVLVSEADQFRKPDFQGDALGDLLGDGLLLSEGETWEQQRKLANPAFSMARLSGMADRITGHAEDRIADWSHGDVIDAEQSMTRVTLDVILDLMMGVELSEQRVQTIEEQLLPLGQRFEPDPIRFAMPEWMPMPDDAEFDRAVQTLDAVLDDIIAVREDSLGTDEDGPMDFLSVLLRARDEGNQSPEQLRDEMMTMLLAGHDTTALTLTYTWFLLSEHPGVEQRVHEELDDVIGDDRPGMEHVRELDYLEWVIQEAMRLYPPVYTIFREPTEDVTLSGYEVDSGTTLMVPQWGVHRSERFYDDPETFDPERWKPERASERPRFAYFPFGGGPRHCIGKHLAMLEAQLITATTASQYRLEFQGETPLELLPSLTAHPRQEMSMRVRKR, from the coding sequence ATGTCAAAGACGCCGCCCGGACCGAAGGGCGAACCGCTGTTCGGCAGTAGTCGGACGTACGCTCGGGACCCGTTCCGGTTCATCTCGGCGCTGGAGCGGGCTTACGGCGATGTCGCCCGTTTCGACATGGGGCCGATGGACACGGTCATGCTGTGTGACCCGACGGCAATCGAACGCGTGCTGGTCTCGGAGGCTGACCAGTTCCGCAAGCCCGACTTTCAGGGCGACGCACTGGGCGACCTGCTTGGTGACGGGCTATTGCTGAGCGAGGGTGAGACGTGGGAGCAGCAGCGAAAGCTCGCGAACCCCGCCTTCTCGATGGCGCGGCTGTCGGGGATGGCCGACCGAATCACCGGCCACGCGGAGGACCGGATTGCCGACTGGTCCCACGGCGATGTCATCGACGCCGAACAGTCGATGACCCGGGTCACGCTGGACGTGATTCTGGACCTGATGATGGGCGTCGAACTCTCCGAACAGCGAGTACAGACCATTGAGGAGCAACTGCTCCCGCTAGGCCAGCGGTTCGAGCCGGACCCCATCCGATTTGCCATGCCGGAGTGGATGCCGATGCCCGATGACGCCGAGTTCGACCGCGCCGTACAGACGCTGGATGCGGTGCTGGACGATATTATCGCGGTCCGCGAGGATTCGCTTGGAACGGACGAGGACGGCCCGATGGACTTCCTGTCGGTGCTCCTGCGCGCTCGCGACGAGGGGAACCAGTCGCCCGAGCAACTCCGCGACGAGATGATGACGATGCTGCTTGCGGGCCACGACACGACGGCGCTGACGCTGACCTACACGTGGTTCTTGCTGTCGGAACACCCCGGGGTCGAACAGCGGGTCCACGAGGAACTGGACGACGTCATCGGCGACGACCGGCCGGGGATGGAACACGTCCGCGAACTGGACTACCTCGAATGGGTGATTCAGGAAGCGATGCGGCTCTACCCACCGGTGTACACGATCTTCCGGGAACCGACCGAGGATGTGACGCTGTCGGGCTACGAGGTCGACTCGGGGACAACGCTGATGGTCCCACAGTGGGGCGTCCACCGCTCCGAGCGGTTCTACGACGATCCCGAGACGTTCGACCCGGAGCGCTGGAAGCCCGAGCGAGCCAGTGAACGCCCACGGTTTGCCTACTTCCCGTTCGGTGGCGGGCCGCGCCACTGTATCGGGAAGCATCTCGCGATGCTCGAAGCACAACTCATCACCGCGACCACGGCCAGCCAGTACCGGCTGGAGTTCCAAGGCGAAACGCCCCTAGAACTGTTGCCGTCGCTGACTGCCCATCCCCGTCAAGAAATGTCGATGCGCGTGCGGAAACGGTAG
- a CDS encoding DUF5518 domain-containing protein produces the protein MRESVINAGIGALVTIALSFIPFSSVAGGAIAAANHGGGYRTGLWLGTLAGVCAMVPLLALFIPALYIAGLLGFGIPPGAPGYDLFLALVFAFFLLYTAGLSALGGLGGVWVSAHTDWNLDADRWL, from the coding sequence ATGCGCGAGTCGGTGATCAACGCCGGAATCGGGGCACTCGTGACGATTGCGCTGTCTTTCATTCCGTTCTCGTCGGTGGCCGGCGGTGCCATCGCCGCGGCGAACCACGGCGGCGGCTACCGAACCGGGCTCTGGCTGGGGACGCTGGCCGGCGTCTGTGCGATGGTCCCCCTGCTCGCCCTCTTTATTCCGGCGCTGTACATCGCCGGACTGCTCGGGTTCGGGATTCCGCCCGGCGCACCGGGCTACGACCTGTTTCTGGCGCTCGTCTTCGCGTTCTTCCTGCTGTACACTGCCGGCCTCAGCGCCCTCGGTGGCCTCGGTGGCGTCTGGGTATCCGCACACACTGACTGGAACCTTGACGCCGACCGCTGGCTCTAA
- a CDS encoding DUF5518 domain-containing protein, with the protein MGEGDTFVNAVIGAVATALLSGFVPLAPLLGGGIAGYLEGGSRDDGVRVGFLSGVIGLAMSLVFFVVVFVFLAAFLAFVPEALGVFGAMGLLVLVLGAVTTAAYFLGLSALGGWLGNYVRYDTTIGD; encoded by the coding sequence ATGGGAGAGGGAGACACGTTCGTCAACGCCGTTATCGGAGCCGTCGCGACCGCACTGCTGAGCGGATTCGTCCCGCTTGCGCCGCTACTTGGCGGCGGAATCGCTGGCTACCTCGAAGGGGGCAGCCGAGACGACGGGGTCCGCGTCGGGTTCCTGTCCGGCGTCATTGGGCTAGCGATGTCGCTGGTCTTCTTCGTGGTCGTGTTCGTCTTTCTGGCCGCGTTCTTGGCGTTCGTTCCCGAGGCACTCGGCGTGTTCGGTGCGATGGGGTTGCTCGTGCTCGTTCTGGGGGCGGTCACGACGGCGGCGTACTTCCTCGGGCTGAGCGCGCTCGGCGGCTGGCTCGGCAACTACGTCAGATACGACACGACTATTGGCGACTGA
- the rpsB gene encoding 30S ribosomal protein S2, giving the protein MSGNEKEGLDASDSDFDPSDEDDEAVDAETETEAEQPADDATEATEAEPTDADTEADEEAEADEAAGPQLDEDVMPDEQSEADLLIPVEDYLGAGVHIGTQQKTQDMERFIHRVRTDGLYVLDVSMTDERIRTAADFLSNYEPEQILAASSRQYGRFPAEKFAEAIGARVRTGRFIPGTLTNPDYDGYIEPDIVVVTDPIGDAQAVKEAITVGIPVIAMCDSNNTTSNVDLVVPTNNKGRKALSVVYWLLANETLDRRGAEPTYGLDDFESDI; this is encoded by the coding sequence ATGAGCGGCAACGAAAAAGAAGGTCTCGACGCGTCAGACTCCGACTTCGACCCGTCCGACGAGGACGACGAAGCGGTCGACGCGGAGACCGAAACGGAAGCCGAACAGCCCGCCGACGACGCCACGGAGGCGACAGAGGCCGAACCAACCGATGCCGACACGGAGGCTGACGAAGAAGCCGAGGCCGACGAGGCCGCCGGCCCACAGCTGGACGAGGACGTCATGCCCGACGAGCAGTCGGAAGCTGACCTCCTCATCCCCGTCGAGGATTACCTCGGCGCTGGTGTCCACATCGGGACCCAGCAGAAGACCCAGGACATGGAGCGGTTCATCCACCGCGTCCGGACCGACGGGCTGTACGTGCTGGACGTCTCGATGACCGACGAGCGCATCCGTACCGCAGCGGACTTCCTGTCCAACTACGAACCGGAGCAGATTCTGGCCGCGTCGTCGCGCCAGTACGGCCGGTTCCCGGCCGAGAAGTTCGCCGAAGCGATTGGCGCACGCGTCCGCACTGGCCGGTTCATCCCCGGCACGCTGACCAACCCCGACTACGACGGCTACATCGAGCCTGACATCGTGGTCGTCACCGACCCGATCGGTGACGCCCAAGCTGTCAAGGAAGCCATCACGGTCGGCATCCCGGTCATCGCGATGTGTGACTCCAACAACACCACGTCGAACGTCGACTTGGTCGTCCCGACGAACAACAAGGGGCGCAAGGCGCTGTCGGTCGTCTACTGGCTGCTGGCCAACGAGACGCTCGACCGCCGCGGTGCCGAGCCGACGTACGGACTCGACGACTTCGAGTCCGACATCTAA
- the eno gene encoding phosphopyruvate hydratase, with protein sequence MTRITDIRLRRVLDSRGNATVEADVLTESGGFGRGKAPSGASTGEYEAIELPANEAIAKAREEALPRLIGEVHAGNQRDVDAALHAADGTDDFSGIGANSAVAISMAAAKAGADVLGAPLYQHLGGTFRGNEYPTPLGNIIGGGEHAADATNIQEFLAAPVGAPSVEEAVFANAAVHQEVHDILADRDLPAGKGDEGAWAPSVSDDEAFEIMNEAVETVADDFGFAISFGLDVAGAELYDADEDGYVYDDGVKSTEEQIEYIAGKVEEYDLVYVEDPLDENDYEAFADLTAQVGDQTLVCGDDLFVTNVERLQAGINADAGNSILIKPNQIGTLTDAVDAIELATANGYESVVSHRSGETEDTTIAHLAVATDAPFIKTGAVGGERTAKLNELIRIEDNAV encoded by the coding sequence ATGACGCGCATCACTGATATCCGACTCCGCCGCGTCCTCGACTCCCGCGGGAACGCGACCGTCGAGGCCGACGTTCTCACCGAGAGTGGGGGCTTCGGTCGTGGCAAGGCACCGAGCGGTGCAAGCACGGGCGAGTACGAGGCCATCGAACTCCCCGCCAACGAGGCCATCGCCAAGGCCCGCGAGGAGGCACTCCCGCGACTCATCGGCGAGGTCCACGCCGGAAACCAGCGTGACGTCGACGCGGCGCTCCACGCCGCCGACGGCACTGACGACTTCTCCGGCATCGGTGCCAACAGCGCTGTCGCCATCTCGATGGCGGCCGCCAAGGCCGGTGCCGACGTGCTGGGCGCACCGCTGTACCAGCACCTCGGCGGCACCTTCCGGGGCAACGAGTACCCGACGCCGCTGGGCAACATCATCGGCGGCGGCGAACACGCCGCGGACGCGACCAACATTCAGGAGTTCCTCGCGGCACCCGTCGGCGCACCGAGCGTCGAAGAGGCCGTCTTCGCCAACGCCGCGGTCCACCAGGAAGTCCACGACATTCTGGCCGACCGCGACCTGCCAGCAGGCAAGGGCGACGAGGGCGCTTGGGCACCATCCGTCTCGGACGACGAAGCGTTCGAGATCATGAACGAGGCCGTCGAGACCGTGGCCGACGACTTCGGCTTCGCGATCTCGTTCGGACTCGACGTCGCCGGTGCAGAGCTCTACGACGCTGACGAAGACGGCTACGTCTACGACGACGGCGTCAAGTCCACTGAGGAGCAGATCGAGTACATCGCCGGGAAGGTCGAGGAGTACGACCTCGTCTACGTCGAGGATCCCCTCGACGAGAACGACTACGAGGCCTTCGCGGACCTGACCGCACAGGTCGGTGACCAGACGCTCGTCTGCGGCGACGACCTGTTCGTCACGAACGTCGAGCGCCTGCAGGCCGGGATCAACGCCGACGCCGGGAACTCCATCCTGATCAAGCCGAACCAGATCGGGACGCTCACCGACGCTGTCGACGCCATCGAACTGGCGACGGCAAACGGCTACGAGTCCGTGGTCTCCCACCGCAGCGGTGAGACCGAAGACACGACAATCGCACACCTCGCTGTCGCCACAGACGCACCGTTCATCAAGACCGGCGCGGTCGGCGGCGAGCGCACAGCCAAGCTGAACGAACTAATCCGTATCGAGGACAACGCAGTATGA
- a CDS encoding DNA-directed RNA polymerase subunit K yields MNAQESRYEKARKLGARALQLAHGAPVLIETEHTQPILIAAEEYDAGVLPFTVNRSD; encoded by the coding sequence ATGAACGCACAGGAAAGCCGCTACGAGAAGGCCCGCAAACTCGGCGCACGAGCGCTGCAGTTGGCTCACGGTGCTCCCGTGCTCATCGAGACGGAACACACCCAGCCGATACTCATCGCCGCCGAGGAGTACGACGCTGGCGTCCTACCGTTTACGGTCAACAGGAGTGATTAA
- a CDS encoding DNA-directed RNA polymerase subunit N, giving the protein MMVPVRCFTCGNVVGEHWEEFKARTREAEEPENPEKVLDELGVERHCCRRMLVSHKDLVDIVSPYQ; this is encoded by the coding sequence ATGATGGTACCGGTTCGGTGTTTCACGTGCGGTAACGTCGTCGGCGAGCACTGGGAGGAGTTCAAGGCACGCACCCGCGAGGCCGAGGAGCCCGAGAACCCGGAGAAGGTCCTCGACGAACTCGGCGTTGAGCGCCACTGCTGTCGCCGGATGCTCGTCTCACACAAAGACCTCGTCGACATCGTCTCACCCTACCAATGA
- a CDS encoding 30S ribosomal protein S9, whose protein sequence is MVTNTSGKKKTAVARATVREGEGRVRIDSQPVELVDPELAQLKMLEPFRIAEDDLRGEVDVEVSVEGGGVMGQADAARTAIARGLVDHTNDAELRDAFMEFDRSLLVNDVRQSEPKKWGGPGARARYQKSYR, encoded by the coding sequence ATGGTAACGAACACGTCTGGCAAGAAGAAGACCGCCGTCGCCCGCGCGACCGTTCGCGAGGGTGAGGGCCGCGTGCGTATCGACTCGCAGCCGGTCGAACTCGTCGACCCGGAGCTGGCGCAGCTCAAGATGCTGGAACCGTTCCGCATCGCCGAGGACGACCTCCGCGGCGAGGTCGACGTCGAAGTGTCCGTCGAAGGTGGCGGCGTCATGGGACAGGCAGATGCCGCCCGGACCGCCATCGCTCGCGGGCTCGTCGACCACACCAACGACGCCGAACTCCGTGACGCGTTCATGGAGTTCGACCGCTCGCTGCTGGTCAACGATGTTCGCCAGTCCGAACCCAAGAAGTGGGGCGGCCCCGGTGCGCGGGCCCGCTACCAGAAATCGTACCGCTAA
- a CDS encoding 50S ribosomal protein L13: MSVAEFDADVIVDARDCIMGRVASQVAEQALDGETVAVVNAERAVITGREEQITEKYKKRVDIGNDNGYFYPKRPDGIFKRTIRGMLPHKKQRGREAFENVRVYLGNPYDEDGEVLDGTSLDRLSNIKFVTLGEISETLGANKTW; the protein is encoded by the coding sequence ATGAGCGTCGCAGAGTTCGACGCGGATGTCATCGTTGACGCCCGCGACTGTATCATGGGCCGCGTCGCATCACAGGTCGCCGAACAGGCACTCGACGGCGAGACGGTCGCTGTCGTCAACGCCGAACGCGCTGTGATCACCGGCCGAGAGGAGCAGATCACGGAGAAGTACAAGAAACGTGTCGACATCGGTAACGACAACGGGTACTTCTACCCCAAGCGACCGGACGGTATCTTCAAGCGCACCATCCGTGGCATGCTGCCCCACAAGAAGCAGCGTGGCCGCGAGGCGTTCGAGAACGTCCGTGTCTACCTCGGCAACCCGTACGACGAGGACGGCGAGGTTCTGGACGGCACGTCGCTTGACCGACTGTCGAACATCAAGTTCGTCACGCTGGGCGAGATCAGCGAAACGCTTGGAGCGAACAAGACATGGTAA
- a CDS encoding 50S ribosomal protein L18e, translating to MSKTNPRLSSLIADLKSAARSSGGAVWGDVAERLEKPRRTHAEVNLGRIERYAQEDETVVVPGKVLGSGVLQKDVTVAAVDFSGTAETKIDQVGEAVSLEQAIENNPEGSHVRVIR from the coding sequence ATGAGTAAGACGAACCCGAGACTCAGTAGTCTCATCGCCGACCTGAAGTCAGCCGCCCGCAGTTCGGGCGGTGCTGTCTGGGGCGACGTCGCCGAGCGCTTAGAAAAGCCACGGCGCACACACGCGGAAGTCAACCTCGGCCGTATCGAACGATACGCCCAGGAAGACGAGACCGTTGTTGTGCCCGGCAAGGTGCTTGGCTCCGGTGTCCTGCAGAAGGACGTCACCGTCGCCGCTGTCGACTTCTCCGGAACCGCCGAGACGAAGATCGACCAGGTTGGAGAGGCTGTATCACTCGAACAGGCAATCGAAAACAACCCAGAAGGCTCCCACGTCCGGGTGATCCGATGA
- a CDS encoding DNA-directed RNA polymerase subunit D — MTQDYEVEFVERGEREARILVRGITPAFANGIRRAMVADVPTFSIDTVRVIENTSVMFNEQIGLRLGLVPLTTDLDDFEVGDEVTLSLSVDGPATAYSSDLVSSDPMVEAADDNIPIIDLKDGQRLEVEADAVLDTGREHAKHQGGVAVGYRHLQQVEVVGDLGEFEDDDPNILRGVIEEQAAEHAASDATNGELVATDEFDNDLRNRYPGKDVEVSDVPNAFVFHVETDGSFTTEELVLRAVETLRDRATELKDAVQL; from the coding sequence ATGACACAGGACTACGAGGTTGAGTTCGTCGAACGCGGTGAGCGCGAGGCCCGGATCCTCGTGCGCGGCATCACGCCGGCATTCGCCAACGGCATCCGCCGAGCGATGGTCGCGGACGTGCCGACATTCAGTATCGACACGGTCCGCGTCATCGAGAACACCAGCGTGATGTTCAACGAGCAGATCGGTCTCCGACTGGGACTGGTCCCGCTCACGACCGACCTCGACGACTTCGAAGTCGGTGACGAAGTGACGCTGTCGCTGTCCGTCGACGGGCCGGCCACGGCCTACTCCAGCGACCTCGTCTCCTCGGACCCGATGGTCGAGGCGGCCGACGACAACATCCCGATCATCGACCTCAAGGACGGCCAGCGCCTCGAAGTCGAGGCCGACGCCGTCCTCGACACAGGTCGGGAACACGCCAAACATCAGGGCGGCGTGGCCGTCGGCTACCGACACCTCCAGCAGGTGGAGGTCGTCGGCGACCTCGGCGAGTTCGAGGACGACGACCCGAACATCCTGCGTGGCGTCATCGAAGAGCAGGCAGCCGAACACGCTGCCAGCGACGCCACCAACGGCGAACTCGTCGCGACAGACGAGTTCGACAACGACCTCCGGAACCGCTACCCCGGCAAGGATGTCGAGGTCTCGGACGTGCCGAACGCGTTCGTGTTCCACGTCGAGACGGACGGGTCGTTCACCACCGAGGAACTGGTCCTGCGCGCGGTCGAGACGCTGCGTGACCGCGCGACCGAACTGAAAGACGCAGTCCAGCTGTAA